One Niabella beijingensis DNA window includes the following coding sequences:
- the dnaE gene encoding DNA polymerase III subunit alpha, which yields MKFSHLHVHTQYSLLDGAAPIGSLYKKAIADGMPALAISDHGNMFGVFQFVAEAYKHLDENGKPKVKPVVGCEFYLVENRHEKTFTKEKKDKRYHQILLAKNEQGYRNLTKLTSLGFIEGLYGKYPRIDKELILQYHEGLIATTCCLGASVPQAILRKGEAEAEQEFKWWLDLFGEDFYVELQRHGIGDQEKVNEVLIRFAAKYKVPIIASNDSHYVEQDDFNAHDILLCINTGEKQSTPAFRGDFADDDVNMKNMRFAFANDQFYFKNTEEMSKLFHDIPEAIDNTNAIVDKIELLDLKRSILLPNFPIPGDFRLHTEDEKTDKGVVSADSLNQWEYLRHLTYEGAQQRYGVMPDSTKERIDFELFTIKTMGFAGYFLIVSDFIKAGRDSGVFIGPGRGSAAGSVVAYCIGITNIDPIKYNLLFERFLNPDRKSMPDIDTDFDDEGRQRVIDYVVQKYGKNQVAQIITYGTMAAKMSIKDVARVMDLPLPDSNALAKLVPEKPGISLKRVLHAPLSPKAGEKSLIEKEGLGADDIENVKRIRDIYNGDDLQAKVLHEAEILEGSVRNTGIHAAGIIIAPRDLTELIPVSTARDSDLWVTQIEGSVIEEAGVIKMDFLGLKTLTIIKDALKLIRQNHNLDIVIDDIPLDDEKTYELYQKGETNATFQFESAGMQKYLRELKPDRFDDLIAMNALYRPGPLAYIPDYIERKHGRQEVAFDLPEMEDDLKDTYGITVYQEQVMLLSQKLAGFSKGDADVLRKAMGKKQKAVLDKMKKQFVDGAVQKGHPQDKLDKIWTDWEAFAQYAFNKSHATCYAFVAYQTAYLKAHYPSEYMAGVLNNAGSLEKITFFMEECKRMGLPVLGPDINESQKGFAVNKKGEIRFGLGGLKGVGEAAVESLILERDENGAYTSIFDMIKRVNQRTVNKKTLESLAYAGAFDCFTDLHRAQYFYVPQGDMTNGLEKIVKYGQVCQAQAQTSTNTLFGDLAEVMEVQVPKIPDCTPWPLVVQLDHEKLVTGIFISGHPLDDYRFEMEHYGISKISYINEYKTQEKEKISSAANFKIMGLVSDAQHRISRTGNKFGSFIIEDYSGKLDLVLFSEDYMKYAPMLQLGATVYMTGYFKQRFNGDFDFKISSICLAESVMKNQTKNLKIELPVEEVTKEAVEFIHTNLKEHKGPSTLKLSIKDPAEDITVDLLTRGKGFEMNQELIAYLAQQPNWNVAVELN from the coding sequence ATGAAATTCTCGCATTTACACGTACATACACAATATTCCCTGCTGGATGGAGCGGCCCCCATCGGCTCCCTTTATAAAAAAGCCATTGCAGACGGTATGCCCGCCCTGGCGATCAGTGATCACGGAAATATGTTCGGGGTATTCCAGTTTGTGGCGGAAGCATACAAGCACCTGGATGAAAACGGGAAACCAAAAGTAAAACCCGTTGTCGGTTGTGAATTCTACCTCGTAGAAAACCGGCATGAAAAGACCTTTACAAAGGAAAAGAAGGATAAACGCTATCATCAGATCCTCCTGGCCAAGAACGAGCAGGGATACCGGAATCTTACCAAACTTACTTCTCTCGGGTTTATAGAAGGATTATATGGTAAATATCCGCGTATCGATAAGGAACTGATCCTGCAATACCACGAAGGACTGATCGCCACCACCTGTTGTCTGGGGGCCTCCGTTCCCCAGGCGATCCTGCGCAAAGGAGAAGCAGAAGCGGAACAGGAATTTAAATGGTGGCTGGATCTTTTCGGAGAGGACTTTTATGTGGAGCTCCAGCGTCATGGCATCGGTGACCAGGAAAAGGTAAACGAGGTTCTGATCCGCTTTGCGGCAAAATATAAGGTACCCATCATTGCCAGCAACGATTCTCATTATGTAGAGCAGGACGATTTTAATGCGCACGATATCCTGCTTTGTATCAATACGGGTGAAAAGCAGTCCACACCAGCATTCCGGGGCGACTTTGCCGACGATGATGTAAACATGAAAAACATGCGCTTCGCCTTTGCCAACGATCAGTTCTATTTTAAGAACACGGAGGAAATGAGCAAGCTGTTCCATGATATCCCGGAAGCCATTGACAATACCAACGCTATTGTTGATAAAATTGAGCTGCTGGACCTGAAGCGCAGTATCCTGCTGCCCAACTTCCCCATACCCGGTGATTTCCGGCTTCATACCGAAGATGAAAAAACGGACAAAGGGGTCGTTTCTGCCGATTCACTCAACCAGTGGGAATACCTCCGGCACCTGACCTACGAAGGAGCACAACAACGGTATGGAGTGATGCCCGACAGTACCAAAGAACGCATCGACTTTGAATTGTTCACCATCAAAACCATGGGGTTTGCCGGGTACTTCCTGATCGTAAGTGATTTTATCAAAGCAGGCCGCGACAGCGGTGTGTTCATCGGACCCGGCCGGGGCTCCGCCGCGGGTTCTGTGGTGGCATATTGTATCGGTATCACCAATATCGATCCCATAAAGTACAATCTCCTGTTTGAGCGTTTCCTCAACCCCGACCGTAAATCGATGCCGGATATCGATACCGACTTCGATGATGAAGGCCGCCAGCGGGTGATCGACTATGTGGTTCAAAAATATGGCAAGAACCAGGTGGCACAGATCATTACCTATGGTACCATGGCCGCCAAAATGAGTATCAAAGATGTGGCACGGGTAATGGATCTCCCGCTACCGGACTCCAACGCCCTGGCAAAACTGGTTCCGGAAAAGCCCGGCATCTCGTTAAAACGGGTATTGCATGCGCCTCTTTCGCCAAAAGCCGGTGAAAAATCGCTGATCGAAAAAGAAGGGCTGGGTGCCGATGATATTGAGAATGTAAAACGCATCCGCGATATCTATAACGGCGATGACCTTCAGGCCAAGGTATTGCATGAAGCAGAGATCCTGGAAGGATCGGTACGTAATACCGGCATCCACGCGGCGGGGATCATCATTGCCCCCAGGGACCTTACCGAACTGATACCAGTGAGCACCGCCAGGGACTCCGATCTCTGGGTGACCCAGATCGAAGGCAGTGTGATCGAAGAAGCCGGTGTTATCAAAATGGACTTCCTGGGGTTAAAGACCCTTACCATCATAAAGGATGCGCTAAAACTCATCAGGCAAAACCACAATCTTGACATTGTCATTGACGATATACCGCTGGATGATGAAAAGACCTATGAGCTTTATCAGAAAGGCGAAACCAATGCCACCTTCCAATTTGAAAGTGCGGGTATGCAAAAATACCTGCGGGAACTGAAACCCGACCGCTTTGATGACCTCATTGCCATGAACGCCCTGTACCGGCCGGGTCCGCTGGCTTATATCCCCGATTATATCGAACGGAAGCACGGCCGCCAGGAAGTAGCCTTTGACCTTCCGGAAATGGAAGACGATCTGAAGGATACCTATGGTATTACCGTATACCAGGAGCAGGTGATGCTGCTGAGCCAGAAACTGGCGGGCTTTAGCAAGGGGGATGCCGACGTACTGCGGAAGGCCATGGGTAAAAAGCAAAAAGCGGTGCTGGATAAAATGAAAAAACAGTTTGTGGACGGAGCCGTACAGAAGGGGCATCCGCAGGACAAACTGGATAAGATATGGACCGACTGGGAGGCTTTTGCGCAATACGCGTTCAACAAATCGCATGCTACCTGTTACGCTTTCGTGGCCTACCAGACCGCCTATCTCAAAGCCCACTACCCCAGCGAGTACATGGCGGGCGTACTGAACAACGCCGGTTCACTGGAAAAGATCACTTTCTTTATGGAAGAGTGTAAACGTATGGGACTGCCGGTACTTGGTCCGGATATCAATGAATCCCAGAAAGGATTTGCGGTAAACAAAAAGGGCGAGATCCGCTTTGGTCTGGGTGGATTAAAAGGCGTGGGTGAAGCCGCAGTGGAAAGTCTGATCCTGGAACGGGATGAGAACGGGGCGTATACCTCTATCTTCGATATGATCAAGCGCGTGAACCAGCGCACCGTAAATAAGAAAACACTGGAAAGCCTGGCCTATGCCGGCGCCTTTGATTGTTTTACAGACCTGCACCGTGCCCAGTATTTTTATGTTCCCCAGGGGGATATGACCAATGGTCTAGAAAAGATCGTCAAATACGGGCAGGTGTGCCAGGCCCAGGCACAAACCTCTACCAATACCCTCTTTGGTGATCTTGCAGAAGTGATGGAGGTCCAGGTACCGAAAATACCGGACTGTACACCCTGGCCGCTGGTTGTACAACTCGATCATGAAAAACTGGTAACGGGTATCTTTATCAGCGGGCATCCGCTGGATGACTACCGGTTTGAAATGGAACATTACGGTATCTCCAAGATCTCTTATATCAACGAATACAAAACACAGGAAAAAGAAAAGATCAGTTCGGCCGCTAATTTTAAGATCATGGGACTGGTATCGGATGCACAGCACCGGATCTCCAGGACGGGAAATAAATTCGGAAGTTTTATTATTGAAGACTACAGCGGAAAGCTGGACCTGGTGCTATTTTCAGAGGATTATATGAAATACGCCCCGATGCTGCAACTGGGCGCCACCGTATATATGACCGGTTACTTCAAGCAACGCTTCAACGGGGATTTTGATTTCAAAATTTCATCGATCTGTCTGGCAGAGAGCGTAATGAAGAACCAGACCAAAAATCTGAAAATAGAATTGCCCGTGGAAGAGGTCACAAAGGAGGCCGTGGAATTCATTCATACCAATCTGAAAGAACATAAAGGGCCCAGTACCTTAAAGCTTTCCATAAAAGACCCTGCAGAGGACATTACGGTTGATCTGCTGACGCGGGGCAAGGGCTTTGAAATGAACCAGGAACTGATCGCATACCTGGCACAGCAACCCAACTGGAATGTGGCAGTGGAACTGAATTAG
- a CDS encoding C40 family peptidase, with product MRHILTGFSVMVLMASCSTASKFFASNRNESGKEQNAAQKEPAPSNAYMEQVTISPRNSKSDTRMERIEKTIASSEVKDVKAVHAAILLPRTAPASELQKKYAAILNVLPNSIINNDLLETMDDWYGTRYQYGGTSKYGIDCSAFTREMYRGAYGIELPRTAREQYGKARKISATELKEGDLVFFNTTGGVSHVGMYLGNNKFVHASTSKGVTISDLYETYYISRFIGAGRVEAGNSEYLAHNNDGSSGASN from the coding sequence TTGAGACATATATTGACTGGATTTAGTGTGATGGTTCTGATGGCTAGCTGCTCGACCGCTTCTAAATTTTTTGCTTCAAACAGGAATGAATCCGGCAAGGAACAAAACGCTGCTCAAAAAGAACCAGCTCCCTCAAATGCTTATATGGAGCAGGTAACGATCTCTCCCAGGAATTCGAAATCCGATACACGCATGGAGCGTATTGAAAAAACGATCGCTTCCAGCGAGGTTAAGGATGTAAAGGCCGTGCATGCAGCGATCCTGCTGCCGCGGACAGCACCAGCTTCTGAACTGCAGAAAAAATATGCCGCGATCTTAAATGTATTACCCAATTCAATTATCAATAACGACCTGCTGGAAACCATGGATGACTGGTATGGTACGCGTTACCAGTATGGCGGAACCAGTAAATATGGTATTGACTGCAGCGCCTTTACCCGGGAAATGTACCGGGGAGCTTACGGCATTGAACTTCCCAGGACAGCGCGGGAACAGTATGGAAAGGCCCGTAAGATTTCAGCGACGGAACTGAAAGAGGGGGACCTGGTGTTCTTTAATACAACAGGCGGTGTTTCTCATGTGGGAATGTACCTGGGCAATAACAAATTTGTTCATGCTTCCACCAGCAAGGGGGTAACGATCAGTGATCTGTATGAGACGTATTATATATCGCGTTTTATCGGCGCAGGCCGTGTTGAAGCCGGTAACAGCGAGTACCTGGCGCATAACAACGATGGCTCTTCCGGTGCAAGTAATTAA
- a CDS encoding M1 family metallopeptidase: MIFAKNIIKTACCLLLITGNLQAQLLNHQEKTTRQDSLRGSYGAGRDWWNVLRYEIQLKVNIAQQSVSGYNDITYTVIKNSGGPLQIDLQQPMEIEKVEDRDTRRSIPFKREGNVFWLNTGKAVVNKTKTLRVYFRGNPIVAQTPPWDGGWIFTKDSLNRPWISTATQGIGASTWLPCKDHQADEPDKGITVTINVPDELTAVSNGRLTSKTANGDGTTAWKWTVTQPINTYLITPYIGHYVNFNDTLQGEKGTLDIGYWVLDYNLPRARKHFEIVKPMLHCFEYWMGPYPFYEDSYKLVDAPHLGMEHQSGVAYGNRYLNGYLGNDRSGTGWGSDWDFIIVHESGHEWFANNITTRDIADMWVHEAFTTYSETLFVQCRHGLQAANAYVAGQRKNIRNDKPITGPYGVNKEGSSDMYDKGASMIHIIRQLINDDSKFRNLLRGLNRDFYHQTVTGKQIENYILQKTGKPLQKIFDQYLRSTSIPVLTYSLSSGKVRYKWTNCVPGFNMPVQLANGQWLNPGMQYREAPLNILKNDTLDISPNFYIRVEKAS, encoded by the coding sequence ATGATTTTTGCGAAAAATATTATTAAAACAGCCTGCTGCCTGTTGCTGATCACCGGTAACTTACAGGCACAGCTTTTAAATCATCAGGAAAAAACAACCCGGCAGGACAGTCTCAGGGGCAGCTACGGAGCCGGCAGGGACTGGTGGAATGTGCTCCGTTATGAGATTCAGCTCAAGGTAAATATAGCGCAGCAGTCGGTCAGCGGATACAATGATATCACTTATACCGTTATAAAAAATTCGGGAGGTCCGTTACAGATCGATCTCCAGCAGCCGATGGAGATCGAAAAGGTGGAGGACCGGGATACCCGCAGGTCCATTCCTTTTAAAAGAGAGGGCAATGTATTCTGGCTGAACACCGGCAAGGCCGTTGTCAATAAAACAAAGACGCTGCGGGTGTATTTCCGGGGGAATCCCATTGTTGCCCAAACGCCCCCCTGGGATGGGGGCTGGATCTTCACAAAGGATTCCCTGAACCGCCCCTGGATCAGCACGGCCACCCAGGGTATCGGTGCCAGCACCTGGCTCCCCTGTAAAGATCACCAGGCCGATGAGCCGGACAAAGGCATAACCGTTACCATCAACGTGCCGGATGAGCTTACAGCGGTAAGCAATGGGCGCCTGACCTCCAAAACAGCGAACGGAGATGGCACCACTGCCTGGAAATGGACGGTGACCCAGCCCATTAACACCTACCTGATCACGCCTTATATCGGTCACTACGTAAACTTTAATGATACCCTGCAGGGAGAAAAAGGAACGCTGGATATCGGCTACTGGGTGCTGGATTATAACCTGCCCAGGGCCCGGAAACATTTTGAGATTGTAAAACCCATGCTGCATTGTTTCGAGTACTGGATGGGGCCTTACCCGTTTTATGAGGACAGTTATAAACTGGTGGATGCGCCTCATCTTGGAATGGAGCACCAGAGCGGAGTTGCATATGGCAACAGATACCTGAATGGTTACCTGGGCAACGACCGGTCCGGAACCGGATGGGGCAGCGACTGGGATTTTATCATTGTACATGAAAGCGGGCATGAATGGTTTGCCAATAATATTACCACCAGGGATATTGCCGATATGTGGGTACACGAGGCCTTTACCACCTATTCGGAGACCCTCTTTGTACAATGCCGCCACGGGCTGCAAGCCGCAAATGCTTATGTTGCCGGCCAGCGGAAAAACATCCGTAACGACAAACCGATCACCGGCCCCTATGGAGTAAATAAGGAAGGCAGCAGTGATATGTATGATAAAGGTGCCAGCATGATCCACATCATCCGGCAACTGATAAACGACGACAGCAAGTTCCGCAACCTGCTGCGGGGCCTCAACAGGGATTTTTACCACCAGACAGTAACAGGAAAGCAGATCGAAAATTACATCCTGCAAAAAACCGGAAAGCCCCTTCAAAAGATCTTTGATCAGTACCTGCGCAGCACTTCCATTCCCGTGCTTACCTATTCGCTCAGCAGCGGCAAGGTGCGGTATAAATGGACCAATTGCGTACCGGGCTTTAATATGCCGGTGCAGCTGGCAAACGGACAATGGCTTAACCCCGGAATGCAATACCGGGAAGCGCCGCTGAATATTCTAAAAAACGACACGCTTGATATAAGTCCCAATTTCTATATCAGGGTGGAAAAAGCTTCTTAA
- a CDS encoding lipopolysaccharide biosynthesis protein, with translation MSVQIRKHSIISSVVIYFGFLIGALNNFFFTKDGFFTGTEYGLTSGFFVPAATFMMSFACLGMPSYIYKFYPYYNDRLPPKKNDMLTISLIAGAIGFLMVLAIGIGFKWLFEQKFSSESPMAVDFYYWMFPFGFGLTIFSILEAYTWNLRKSILTNFLREVLFRLVTTALICLFIFKIIPSFASFIKLYSFGYIFIALVLLIYLIIKKKIFLTFKISSVTKKFSKNILRFLLFVYPGSLILNLSMVFDSFVISSVSKQGLQGLAIYTFAQYLTSLIQAPQRGIQASATPFIAQAWKDKNIRQIQSIYQRSSINMLIFACLLFVLVWANFSEAIKTLGLQAELISGVNVFLLLGITKIIDLGTGVNASIIGTSKYWKFELTSGIILLLLMLPLNYYLAKKMDIFGPALANLISVMIYNGVRILFLWRKFRLFPFTIRSLYTIILSATVYIISWLLFRNLHGFAGLFARSIFILAAVIGGVYWLKLTPDLQPVLESLRKRIKRR, from the coding sequence ATGAGTGTACAAATCAGGAAACACAGTATTATTTCGTCTGTTGTCATTTATTTTGGCTTTCTTATTGGCGCGCTTAATAATTTCTTTTTTACAAAAGACGGTTTTTTCACAGGTACAGAATACGGACTGACAAGCGGTTTCTTTGTACCGGCCGCTACCTTTATGATGTCGTTTGCCTGTTTGGGAATGCCTTCCTACATCTATAAATTCTATCCCTACTATAACGACCGGCTTCCTCCCAAAAAAAATGATATGCTGACGATCAGCCTGATTGCCGGTGCTATCGGGTTTCTGATGGTACTTGCTATTGGAATCGGTTTTAAATGGCTGTTTGAGCAGAAGTTTTCCTCGGAGTCTCCGATGGCAGTCGATTTTTATTACTGGATGTTCCCTTTCGGGTTTGGTCTTACGATCTTTTCCATACTGGAAGCCTACACCTGGAACCTTAGAAAGTCGATTCTTACCAATTTCTTGAGGGAAGTATTATTCCGGCTGGTTACCACCGCCCTTATCTGCCTTTTTATTTTTAAGATCATCCCGAGCTTTGCCAGCTTTATAAAACTGTACTCTTTCGGCTATATTTTTATTGCACTGGTGCTGTTGATTTATCTCATTATAAAAAAGAAAATTTTCCTCACGTTTAAAATCAGCTCGGTTACAAAAAAATTTTCAAAAAACATTCTTCGTTTCCTGCTCTTTGTTTATCCCGGATCCCTGATCCTTAACCTTTCCATGGTTTTTGACTCATTTGTCATTTCCTCTGTTTCCAAACAAGGATTGCAGGGACTGGCCATTTATACCTTTGCACAATACCTTACCAGTCTCATACAGGCGCCCCAGCGCGGCATCCAGGCTTCTGCAACGCCTTTTATTGCACAGGCGTGGAAAGACAAAAATATCCGTCAGATACAAAGTATCTATCAGCGTTCCTCTATCAATATGCTGATTTTTGCCTGCCTCCTTTTTGTGCTGGTGTGGGCAAATTTCAGTGAAGCTATAAAAACATTGGGACTGCAAGCGGAACTGATAAGTGGCGTAAACGTATTCCTGCTGCTGGGAATTACCAAGATCATCGACCTTGGCACCGGGGTGAATGCCTCTATCATCGGAACATCTAAGTACTGGAAATTTGAACTCACCAGCGGCATCATATTGTTATTGCTGATGCTTCCGCTAAACTATTATCTGGCAAAAAAAATGGACATCTTCGGCCCGGCACTGGCCAACCTGATCTCAGTGATGATTTACAACGGAGTCCGGATCCTGTTCCTCTGGAGGAAATTCCGGTTGTTCCCGTTTACGATAAGATCCTTATACACCATTATTTTGAGCGCAACTGTTTACATTATTTCCTGGCTGTTGTTCCGGAACCTGCACGGCTTTGCCGGGTTATTTGCGCGCAGCATTTTTATACTGGCAGCGGTGATAGGTGGTGTTTACTGGCTGAAACTCACACCGGACCTGCAACCGGTGCTGGAGTCGCTCCGGAAACGGATCAAGCGGCGTTAA